The Candidozyma auris chromosome 1, complete sequence genome includes a region encoding these proteins:
- the RFC3 gene encoding replication factor C subunit 3, whose protein sequence is MSNSNAKSNLPWVEKYRPSNLDDVFGQEEIISTVRKFVHEGRLPHLLFYGPPGTGKTSTITALAKEIYGPNYKNMVLELNASDDRGIEVVRNRIKEFASTMQIFSRGFKLIILDEADAMTSVAQNSLRRIIERYTKNTRFCILANYSHKLNPALISRCTRFRFQPLSENAVRDQIKYVIEKESLIMSMKAEEALLKLSKGDMRRALNVLQACKAALDSANDEIDEKMIYECVGAPDPEDIETILDSILQEDWTTSYLTFDRFKKTKGLALIDLVQAFVEILSGYELKSQTRIAILKELADIEYGVSRGGNEKIQTSAVIGVIKAAMENEA, encoded by the exons ATGAGCAATTCAAACGCAAAAAGTAATTTGCCTTG GGTGGAGAAGTACCGTCCCTCaaatcttgatgatgtgTTCGGCCAGGAAGAGATCATCTCCACCGTGAGAAAGTTTGTACACGAAGGAAGGTTACCACACCTTCTATTCTACGGGCCTCCAGGTACAGGTAAAACATCCACAATTACTGCTTTGGCAAAAGAAATATATGGGCCTAACTACAAAAACATGGTGTTGGAATTGAACGCCTCCGATGATAGAGGTATTGAAGTTGTGAGGAATCGGATCAAGGAGTTTGCGTCTACGATGCAAATTTTCAGTCGTGGGTtcaaactcatcatcttGGATGAAGCAGATGCTATGACTTCCGTGGCACAAAACTCGTTGAGACGAATCATAGAGAGGTACACAAAGAATACTCGTTTCTGTATATTGGCCAACTACTCTCATAAATTGAATCCAGCATTGATCTCCAGATGTACTCGATTCCGCTTCCAGCCACTTTCTGAAAATGCAGTAAGGGACCAAATCAAGTATGTGATCGAAAAGGAAAGCCTTATTATGTCCATGAAAGCTGAGGAGGCACTTCTCAAATTATCCAAGGGCGATATGAGAAGGGCCCTCAATGTATTACAAGCATGTAAGGCCGCTTTAGACTCCgcaaatgatgaaattgacgagAAGATGATTTACGAGTGTGTTGGCGCACCTGATCCAGAAGACATAGAAACCATCCTAGATTCCATCCTACAAGAAGATTGGACGACAAGCTATTTAACCTTTGATAGGTTCAAAAAGACGAAAGGATTGGCCTTGATAGATCTCGTTCAGGCATTTGTGGAGATTTTACTGGGATACGAGCTCAAGTCACAAACCAGAATTgcaattttgaaagagttAGCTGACATTGAATATGGTGTTTCGAGAGGTGGGAATGAAAAGATCCAAACAAGCGCGGTGATAGGGGTAATCAAGGCAGCCATGGAAAACGAGGCCTGA
- a CDS encoding tRNA N6-adenosine threonylcarbamoyltransferase, whose amino-acid sequence MGVDLDRYVKPGRSFYLALGLEGSANKLGVGVIKHNTGELSDTNRAEVLSNVRDTYITPPGEGFLPRDTARHHRNWVVRIIKRALADAKICGEDLDCICFTQGPGMGAPLQSVVIAARTLSQLWEKPLVGVNHCVGHIEMGREITGAQNPVVLYVSGGNTQVIAYSKQRYRIFGETLDIAIGNCLDRFARTLRIPNEPAPGYNIEQMAKKGRHLVPLPYTVKGMDLSMSGILAHIDEIAKELFKKGGKKLKDAETDEPITAEDLCFSLQETLFAMLVEITERAMAHVQSNQVLIVGGVGSNERLQEMMALMVKDRRNGSVHATDERFCIDNGIMIAHAGLLGYRMGQVNDLKDTVCTQRFRTDEVFVEWRDD is encoded by the coding sequence ATGGGAGTCGATCTAGATAGATATGTCAAGCCAGGCAGGAGTTTCTATCTCGCATTAGGATTAGAAGGCTCGGCAAATAAGCTAGGCGTTGGTGTCATCAAACATAATACCGGTGAGTTATCGGACACTAATCGAGCTGAGGTCCTATCCAATGTCAGAGATACATACATCACACCTCCAGGTGAGGGTTTCTTGCCAAGAGACACCGCTAGGCATCACAGAAATTGGGTAGTCCGCATAATAAAACGAGCTTTAGCGGATGCCAAAATTTGCGGTGAGGACTTGGATTGTATTTGCTTCACACAGGGTCCTGGCATGGGCGCCCCATTACAGAGTGTTGTAATTGCGGCGAGAACACTATCACAACTTTGGGAAAAACCTCTTGTTGGTGTCAATCACTGTGTTGGTCATATAGAGATGGGAAGAGAGATCACAGGAGCTCAAAATCCTGTTGTTCTTTATGTGTCAGGAGGCAACACACAAGTCATCGCATACTCCAAACAAAGATACCGTATTTTTGGTGAAACCCTAGATATAGCCATTGGGAACTGTTTGGACAGATTTGCACGAACGCTAAGAATTCCGAATGAGCCGGCCCCTGGGTACAATATAGAACAAATGGCCAAGAAAGGACGTCATTTGGTTCCCTTGCCATACACAGTGAAAGGAATGGATCTTTCCATGTCAGGTATTTTGGCTCATATTGATGAAATCGCTAAGGAGTTATTCAAGAAAGGGggcaaaaaattgaaggatgcAGAGACAGATGAGCCTATCACAGCAGAGGATTTGTGTTTTTCTCTTCAGGAAACTCTTTTCGCTATGTTAGTCGAGATCACGGAGAGAGCTATGGCACATGTCCAAAGTAATCAGGTTTTGATTGTTGGAGGCGTTGGCTCCAATGAACGCCTACAAGAGATGATGGCATTAATGGTAAAGGATAGAAGAAACGGCTCGGTTCATGCCACAGACGAACGATTCTGCATTGACAATGGCATCATGATTGCGCATGCTGGTCTACTCGGCTATAGGATGGGTCAGGTCAACGATCTCAAGGACACCGTTTGTACACAACGATTCAGAACGGATGAGGTGTTCGTGGAATGGAGGGATGATTAA
- the MID1 gene encoding Mid1p, which produces MTLASLGTFYKQRIDYNEMKVAFKAWILLQLLGVCLAISDFHVGREIAAYSLDDHSDQLSEVEKALDRGSEGLQEFTPIRNTIKQTELQQYSFSVNTSTGLGAYYEFLIFITGNICDQPDDMLASGNQSLVVYYSFNASMFDNYELGTMVHFENGYFSALADVPISSGEDSILYIGVRAPESTNLTATWSYEIGVSQNDLVYQWDNRSFAQVVDTDDNSALIVTGNLSSKADSKISDFNTSLSNFQLFIYSYEDADHFKYLNSSWCAVRNGPALLSTNNFNTSYTTRGGALRQQFFVGGLNASTKYVGFLVSDFSGSKLGGAVYSKFEFETMSSSACSLIYDLEFCDEVAYSVPASSLDHLAERSSLAGIFDDRAKNLYANFSKALQQIACNTTMDAIYSPIRTCTDCARSYKNWLCSVTIPRCSTRNITGYVERQPNESRNTFITDEIVPPQNYFEVLPCVNVCQAIVRDCPSNFGFHCPRKNESIRLSYFWDIGAEYATCNFLGVPHAVKSGASRASTILWMVPIIIHFLWFI; this is translated from the coding sequence ATGACCCTAGCTAGCCTCGGAACCTTTTATAAACAGCGTATAGACTATAATGAGATGAAAGTTGCATTTAAAGCCTGGATACTACTACAACTACTTGGAGTCTGCCTCGCCATTTCAGATTTTCACGTAGGCAGAGAGATCGCCGCATACAGCCTTGATGATCACAGTGACCAATTGTCTGAGGTGGAAAAAGCCCTTGATAGGGGTTCAGAAGGATTACAAGAATTCACTCCTATCCGAAATACGATCAAGCAAACAGAGCTTCAACAATACTCCTTCAGTGTCAACACAAGTACAGGGTTAGGCGCTTACTACGAGTTTTTAATCTTCATAACCGGTAACATATGTGATCAACCGGATGACATGCTAGCAAGCGGAAACCAAAGTTTGGTAGTTTATTATTCATTTAACGCCTCAATGTTCGATAACTACGAGCTTGGGACCATGGTACACTTTGAAAATGGGTATTTTTCAGCATTAGCGGATGTTCCTATTTCCAGCGGCGAGGACTCGATATTATATATTGGTGTTCGTGCTCCCGAGTCCACAAATCTTACTGCAACTTGGTCTTATGAGATTGGAGTGTCTCAGAATGATCTTGTTTACCAATGGGACAATCGATCGTTTGCGCAGGTGGTGGACACAGACGATAACCTGGCACTTATAGTTACTGGTAACTTATCGTCGAAGGCTGATCTGAAGATAAGCGACTTCAATACATCGCTATCAAACTTTCAGCTTTTCATCTACTCTTACGAAGATGCGGATCATTTCAAATACTTGAATAGCTCTTGGTGTGCAGTGAGAAATGGCCCAGCTCTCCTTagcaccaacaacttcaacactTCCTACACTACTCGTGGTGGTGCTCTTCGACAGCAATTTTTTGTTGGAGGGTTGAACGCAAGTACTAAGTATGTGGGATTTTTGGTTTCAGATTTCTCGGGGTCGAAGCTAGGCGGTGCAGTGTATTCTAAATTCGAGTTTGAAACTATGAGCTCATCTGCGTGCAGCTTAATTTATGACCTAGAGTTTTGTGATGAAGTTGCTTATTCGGTACCGGCTCTGTCATTAGACCATCTCGCAGAAAGAAGTTCCTTGGCTGGCATCTTCGATGACAGAGCGAAAAATCTTTATGCcaatttctcaaaagctttACAACAGATCGCATGCAATACGACGATGGATGCAATTTATTCACCAATCAGGACTTGTACGGATTGTGCAAGGCTGTATAAGAATTGGCTATGCTCAGTGACCATTCCACGTTGTTCTACGAGAAACATCACAGGATATGTCGAGAGACAACCCAATGAATCTAGAAACACTTTCATCACAGATGAGATTGTACCTCCTCAAAACTACTTCGAAGTTCTTCCATGTGTCAACGTTTGCCAGGCTATCGTTCGTGACTGTCCCTCAAACTTTGGGTTTCATTGCCCTAGAAAGAATGAATCTATACGTCTTTCTTATTTCTGGGACATAGGAGCAGAATACGCCACTTGCAACTTTCTTGGTGTCCCTCACGCAGTTAAGAGTGGTGCGTCTCGAGCATCTACTATCCTTTGGATGGTCCCCATTATCATTCACTTCCTATGGTTTATTTAA